The Pseudomonadota bacterium genomic sequence GAAGCAGAGCGCAACCGAGCGCCGTGCCGACAGCTCACGACCCTTTCGGCTGAGGCTGTTGGTGTAGAACACGAGGCCTCGCTCGTCGATGCCTCTGAGCAGCACCATGCGCACGGACGGATTTCCGTCGGAGTCTGCCGTGGCCAGCGCCATGGCGACGGGCTGTGGCGCCCCCTTCGTCTCGGCCTGCTCGATGAGCGCGCGAATCCGCGCGATAGGGTCGGCCGGTGCGATCATCGGGCAGAAGACGCGTCTGAGATGGCAGCCCCTTCGGAGGCGTGCACGTGGAAGATCTCGCTCAGCTGGGTGAGACTGAACAGCTTGAGGATCTGGCTGCGGGTGCAGATGATGGCCATTCGACCGCCGGCTGTCTCTGCGCGCCGATGCGTCTCGAGCAGAACGCTCAGGCCGGA encodes the following:
- a CDS encoding anti-sigma factor antagonist, yielding MDVFKVNQQSVEGGTTIVALDGEIDVHTAPRLREHLDTVLQGGSSRLVVDLENVRYIDSSGLSVLLETHRRAETAGGRMAIICTRSQILKLFSLTQLSEIFHVHASEGAAISDASSAR